From the Ctenopharyngodon idella isolate HZGC_01 chromosome 3, HZGC01, whole genome shotgun sequence genome, one window contains:
- the LOC127508173 gene encoding uncharacterized protein LOC127508173 — MADKCDLCLLGLIILSSLLTGTSGVDDENVFISSGENVRLPCNNALSDCTSTTWIYNSIRHSAAVELIALGIKKKDTERHESLSLGSDCSLNIKDVTEEDSGFYICQQWTGPKRDQKQGSDARVSLHVLHVSVSSSSSSSSQTEISPGRSVTLSCQWYSGLSCRDLVRSEGLQLLWVNQAGVDLTTDSRYQILFSSDHCIINLTTTLLNEDDNREWRCQLTLRNQLQTSVRYTVKYSAQDVHESTVRVAVISVAAVAVFLLAVLWLICRKTADNKRGTVDSAVKDENEHKGTYETINTSIPPAARANEQTDDHVTYSEVTSSNKKPVKSVDDHNDTVTYAAIR, encoded by the exons atggctgataagTGTGATCTGTGTCTGCTGGGACTGATCATTCTCTCTTCACTTCTCACAG GTACCAGTGGAGTGGATGATGAGAATGTGTTCATCAGTTCTGGTGAAAATGTCCGTCTGCCCTGTAATAATGCTCTTTCTGACTGTACATCGACTACATGGATCTATAACAGTATCAGACATTCAGCAGCAGTTGAACTGATTGCTTTAGGGATAAAGAagaaagacacagagagacatGAGAGTCTGAGTCTGGGGTCTGACTGCTCTCTGAACATCAAGGACGTCACAGAAGAAGATTCTGGATTTTACATCTGCCAACAATGGACAGGTCCAAAAAGAGACCAAAAACAAGGATCTGATGCACGTGTTTCTCTGCATGTTCTTCATG TTTCAgtctcttcatcatcatcatcatcctcacagACTGAGATCAGTCCAGGTCGctctgtgactctctcctgtcaGTGGTATTCTGGATTATCCTGTCGTGATTTGGTCCGTTCTGAGGGACTTCAGCTGTTGTGGGTGAATCAGGCTGGTGTTGATCTGACGACAGACTCCAGATATCAGATATTATTCTCATCAGATCACTGTATCATCAATCTGACtacaacactcctgaatgaagaTGACAACAGAGAGTGGAGATGTCAGCTTACTCTCAGAAATCAACTCCAGACCTCAGTCAGATACACTGTCAAGTATTCAG CTCAGGATGTGCATGAATCTACAGTCAGAG TCGCAGTGATTTCTGTCGCTGCAGTCGCTGTTTTCCTTCTTGCTGTTCTCTGGCTGATCTGCAGAAAAACAGCTG ATAATAAAAGAGGGACAGTCGACTCTGCG GTCAAAGATGAGAATGAACATAAAGGGACGTATGAGACGATCAACACGTCCATTCCTCCTGCTGCCAGAGCCAAT GAGCAGACAGATGATCATGTGACTTATTCTGAGGTCACTTCCTCCAATAAAAAGCCAGTAAAATCAGTGGAT GATCATAATGATACAGTGACTTATGCTGCCATCAGATGA